A region of uncultured Carboxylicivirga sp. DNA encodes the following proteins:
- a CDS encoding glycoside hydrolase family 97 protein, with protein MKKLLFLINMVLFASVMFGQSLTSPDGNFKMQFQLIDGKPSYKLDYKGKAIVKESHLGFELFDAPDLLDGFKMVDNKTSTFDETWKPVWGEYKEIRNHYNELEVTVKQEETNREMIIRFRLFNDGLGFRYEFPEQDNLTYFVIKEEHTQFAMAGDHTAYWIPGDFDTQEYDYTISKMSEIRGLMKGAITGNASQEQFSETGVQTALMLKSDDGLYINLHEAALIDYACMHLNLDDKNMVFESFLTPDAQGKKGYMQAPCTTPWRTVIASDKAGDILLSTLTLNLNEPCAYEETDWIKPVKYIGVWWEMITGKSSWAYTDLPSVKIGETDFSKTKPNGKHAANNEHVKYYIDFAAEHGFDAVLVEGWNIGWEDWFGKSKDYVFDFLTPYPDFDVEMLRNYGKSKGVRLMMHHETSSSVRNYERHLDAAYQFMVDNNYNSVKSGYVGDIIPRGEKHYGQWMVNHYLYAVKKAADYKIMVNAHEAVRPTGLCRTYPNLIGNESARGTEYEAFGGSKPYHTTILPFTRLIGGPMDYTPGIFEQDVSKYNPDNHSWVNTTIARQLALYVTMYSPLQMAADIPETYEKFMDAFQFIKDVPVDWDDTKVPEAEPGQYITYARKQKGADNWFVGSTNGYDGRVSKVNFDFLTPGKKYIATVYADTKDAHYKNNSQAYQINKYVVTSKSKLSQYCAPGGGYAVSITEVTDKAELKGLKKL; from the coding sequence ATGAAAAAATTACTATTCCTGATCAACATGGTATTATTTGCTTCGGTGATGTTTGGACAAAGTCTGACTTCACCAGATGGGAATTTTAAAATGCAATTCCAGCTTATTGATGGAAAACCCAGTTACAAACTCGATTACAAAGGTAAAGCCATTGTGAAAGAGAGTCATTTGGGATTTGAATTGTTTGATGCTCCCGATTTATTGGATGGATTCAAGATGGTTGACAATAAAACATCAACTTTTGATGAAACCTGGAAACCTGTTTGGGGTGAGTACAAAGAGATTCGTAATCATTATAACGAACTGGAAGTTACCGTTAAACAAGAGGAAACAAACCGTGAGATGATTATTCGTTTTCGTTTGTTTAACGATGGTCTGGGATTTCGCTACGAATTTCCTGAACAGGATAACCTTACCTATTTTGTGATTAAGGAAGAGCATACTCAGTTTGCTATGGCAGGCGATCACACTGCTTACTGGATTCCTGGCGATTTTGATACACAGGAGTATGATTATACCATCTCAAAAATGTCCGAAATCAGAGGGCTGATGAAAGGTGCCATCACAGGAAATGCTTCTCAGGAACAATTCTCAGAAACAGGAGTGCAGACAGCTCTGATGTTAAAGAGTGACGATGGTTTGTATATTAACCTTCACGAAGCGGCTTTGATCGATTACGCATGTATGCATCTTAATCTGGATGATAAAAACATGGTGTTTGAGTCATTCTTAACACCTGATGCACAGGGAAAGAAAGGATATATGCAGGCCCCTTGCACAACTCCTTGGCGTACCGTTATAGCCAGCGATAAGGCCGGTGATATTCTTTTATCAACATTGACATTGAATTTGAATGAGCCTTGTGCATATGAAGAAACAGACTGGATTAAACCGGTTAAATACATTGGCGTTTGGTGGGAAATGATTACTGGCAAAAGCTCATGGGCTTATACCGATTTGCCAAGTGTGAAAATCGGAGAAACAGATTTTTCAAAAACAAAACCAAATGGGAAGCATGCTGCCAATAACGAGCATGTGAAATATTATATCGACTTTGCAGCAGAGCACGGTTTTGATGCCGTTTTGGTGGAAGGATGGAACATCGGTTGGGAAGACTGGTTTGGTAAGTCAAAGGATTATGTATTTGATTTCTTAACTCCTTACCCTGATTTTGATGTGGAAATGCTTCGCAATTATGGTAAGAGTAAAGGTGTTCGATTGATGATGCATCACGAAACATCAAGCTCAGTTCGTAATTACGAACGTCATTTGGATGCAGCCTATCAGTTTATGGTGGATAACAATTACAACTCTGTAAAAAGTGGTTATGTTGGAGATATAATCCCTCGTGGTGAAAAACACTACGGACAATGGATGGTGAATCATTATTTATATGCGGTTAAAAAAGCAGCTGATTATAAAATTATGGTGAATGCTCACGAAGCTGTTCGTCCTACAGGTTTATGTCGTACGTATCCAAACTTAATTGGCAATGAGTCGGCACGTGGAACCGAGTATGAGGCTTTTGGCGGAAGCAAGCCATATCATACAACCATTTTACCTTTTACCCGCCTGATTGGTGGTCCAATGGATTATACGCCTGGTATTTTCGAACAGGATGTTAGTAAGTATAATCCCGATAATCACTCCTGGGTCAATACAACCATTGCCCGTCAGCTTGCCTTGTATGTTACTATGTACAGTCCTTTACAAATGGCTGCTGATATACCTGAGACCTACGAGAAGTTTATGGATGCTTTCCAGTTTATTAAAGATGTGCCGGTAGATTGGGATGATACAAAAGTGCCTGAGGCAGAACCTGGTCAATACATAACTTATGCTCGTAAACAAAAAGGAGCGGATAACTGGTTTGTGGGTAGTACAAATGGTTATGATGGTCGTGTGTCAAAAGTGAATTTTGATTTCCTGACACCCGGTAAGAAATACATTGCCACTGTTTATGCCGATACCAAAGATGCACATTATAAGAATAATTCACAGGCATATCAGATCAATAAGTATGTTGTAACTAGTAAATCTAAACTAAGCCAATATTGTGCTCCGGGTGGAGGATATGCAGTAAGCATTACAGAAGTTACTGATAAGGCTGAACTAAAAGGTTTAAAGAAATTGTAA